Proteins encoded by one window of Bradyrhizobium sp. B097:
- a CDS encoding ABC transporter permease: MSGDPTLERIAQGEGLALCAAGNWTARFAPALERIVSDAEKLRGSRPHIFIDVSQVASLDTFGAWLIERLRRSLSDASAEAEIAGLSANYSSLVDEVRRVGPAPKAASEPLLISGMLEQIGRTVAGVSGTIIGLVDMLGAVLAAAAKVLIHPRSFRFTSTVHHLEQVCLRAVPIVVLITFLIGCIISQQGIFHFRRFGADIFVVDMLGVLVLREIGVLLVAIMVAGRSGSAYTAELGSMKMREEIDALRTMGFDPIEVLILPRMLALVLALPILAFLGAMAALYGGGLVAWLYGGVDPEAFLLRLRDAISIDHFIVGMVKAPVMAAVIGIVACVEGLAVQGSAESLGQHTTASVVKGIFFVIVMDGVFAIFFASIGM; encoded by the coding sequence GTGAGCGGCGACCCGACACTGGAGCGGATAGCCCAAGGCGAAGGACTGGCGTTGTGTGCGGCGGGCAACTGGACAGCCCGCTTTGCGCCCGCGCTCGAGCGGATCGTCTCCGACGCCGAGAAGCTGCGCGGCAGCCGTCCCCACATCTTCATCGACGTGTCGCAGGTCGCGAGCCTCGACACGTTCGGCGCGTGGCTGATCGAGCGGCTGCGCCGCAGCCTCAGCGATGCCAGCGCCGAAGCCGAGATCGCGGGCCTCTCGGCCAATTATTCCAGCCTGGTCGACGAGGTCCGCCGCGTCGGCCCCGCGCCCAAGGCCGCGAGCGAACCGCTGCTGATATCGGGCATGCTCGAGCAGATCGGGCGCACCGTGGCCGGGGTCAGCGGCACCATCATCGGCCTCGTTGATATGCTCGGTGCGGTGCTGGCCGCGGCCGCCAAGGTGCTGATCCATCCGCGCAGCTTCCGCTTCACCTCGACTGTGCATCACCTCGAGCAGGTCTGCTTGCGCGCGGTGCCGATCGTCGTGCTGATCACCTTCCTGATCGGCTGCATCATCTCGCAGCAGGGCATCTTCCATTTCCGCAGGTTCGGCGCCGATATCTTCGTGGTCGACATGCTGGGTGTGCTGGTGTTGCGCGAGATCGGCGTGCTGCTGGTCGCGATCATGGTCGCGGGCCGTTCCGGCTCGGCCTATACCGCCGAACTCGGCTCGATGAAGATGCGCGAGGAGATCGACGCGCTGCGCACCATGGGCTTCGATCCGATCGAGGTCTTGATCCTGCCGCGCATGCTGGCACTGGTGCTGGCGCTGCCGATCCTGGCCTTCCTCGGCGCGATGGCCGCGCTCTATGGCGGCGGCCTGGTGGCCTGGCTCTATGGCGGCGTCGATCCGGAGGCCTTCCTGCTCCGCCTTCGTGATGCCATATCGATCGACCATTTCATCGTCGGCATGGTCAAGGCGCCTGTGATGGCTGCGGTGATCGGCATCGTCGCCTGCGTCGAGGGACTGGCGGTACAGGGCTCGGCGGAGTCGCTCGGACAGCACACCACCGCGTCGGTGGTGAAAGGGATCTTCTTCGTGATCGTGATGGACGGCGTGTTCGCGATCTTCTTCGCCTCGATCGGGATGTGA
- a CDS encoding ABC transporter ATP-binding protein, which produces MAEQDIDAIIRVRDITVQFGNTRVLDGLDLDVKRGEILGFVGPSGAGKSVLTRTIIGLVPKVSGRIEVFGVDLDAANSAQRRAVERRWGILFQQGALFSSLTVRQNIQFPAREYLRVSQRLLDEIMVAKLVMVGLKPEVADRYPSELSGGMIKRVALARALALDPELVFLDEPTSGLDPIGAGDFDELVRTLQRTLGLTVFMVTHDLDSLYTACDRIAVLGNGKIIAAGSIADMKASQHPWLQQYFNGKRARAVVA; this is translated from the coding sequence ATGGCGGAGCAGGACATCGACGCCATCATCCGGGTCCGCGACATCACGGTCCAGTTCGGCAACACCCGTGTGCTCGACGGCCTCGACCTCGACGTCAAGCGCGGCGAGATCCTCGGCTTCGTCGGCCCGTCCGGCGCCGGCAAATCGGTGCTGACGCGCACGATCATCGGACTCGTGCCGAAAGTCTCCGGCCGCATCGAAGTGTTTGGCGTCGATCTCGATGCCGCGAACTCGGCGCAGCGCCGCGCCGTCGAGCGGCGCTGGGGCATCCTGTTCCAGCAGGGCGCGCTGTTCTCCTCGCTCACGGTGCGCCAGAACATCCAGTTTCCGGCGCGCGAATATCTGCGGGTCTCGCAGCGGCTGCTCGACGAGATCATGGTGGCGAAGCTGGTGATGGTCGGGCTGAAGCCCGAGGTCGCCGATCGCTATCCGTCGGAACTGTCCGGCGGCATGATCAAGCGCGTCGCGCTGGCGCGCGCGCTCGCGCTCGATCCGGAGCTCGTGTTTCTCGACGAGCCGACGTCGGGCCTCGATCCGATCGGCGCCGGCGATTTCGACGAGTTGGTGCGCACCCTGCAGCGCACTTTGGGGCTGACCGTTTTCATGGTAACCCACGATCTCGACAGTCTTTACACGGCGTGCGACCGTATCGCCGTTTTAGGGAACGGTAAGATCATTGCTGCAGGATCGATCGCCGACATGAAGGCATCGCAGCATCCGTGGTTGCAGCAATATTTCAACGGCAAGCGCGCCCGCGCCGTTGTGGCCTAG
- a CDS encoding MlaD family protein translates to METRANYVLIGAFTLAVIAAAFGFVLWFQSLHTTKQRSPLRVIFEGPASGLRNGGNVNFNGIRIGEVVSVKLDNPRRVVALAMIENNAPLRKDTLVGLEFQGLTGVAAISLKGGEEAAPPVPLDEDGIPVLTADPNALQDVTEAIRATLQNVNRIVADNQQSVKNSLKNLEVFTQALARNSEKIDNVMLKVDGVMGKADNLMLGLNAIAGGNNGSELNLMVKSIRELADDLDKRSNLLINDGRRTLSDISRAVNNFDRNPSRVIFGGSNNAAPEPAPAPAAAPAGPRRRQQ, encoded by the coding sequence ATGGAAACGCGGGCGAACTACGTCTTGATCGGGGCTTTCACGCTGGCGGTAATCGCCGCGGCGTTCGGCTTCGTGCTGTGGTTCCAGAGCCTGCACACCACCAAGCAGCGCAGCCCCTTGCGGGTGATCTTCGAGGGGCCGGCGTCGGGCCTGCGCAACGGCGGCAATGTCAATTTTAACGGTATCCGGATAGGGGAAGTGGTCTCGGTCAAGCTCGACAACCCCAGGCGCGTGGTCGCGCTGGCGATGATCGAGAACAACGCACCGCTGCGCAAGGACACCCTGGTCGGCCTCGAATTCCAGGGCCTGACCGGCGTCGCCGCGATCTCGCTGAAGGGCGGCGAGGAGGCCGCTCCGCCGGTGCCGCTGGATGAGGATGGCATCCCGGTTCTGACCGCCGACCCGAATGCGCTGCAGGATGTCACCGAAGCGATCCGCGCTACCCTGCAAAACGTCAACCGCATCGTCGCCGACAATCAGCAGTCGGTGAAGAATTCGCTGAAGAATCTCGAGGTCTTCACCCAGGCGCTGGCGCGCAATTCCGAGAAGATCGACAACGTCATGCTCAAGGTCGACGGCGTGATGGGCAAGGCCGACAATCTGATGCTGGGCCTCAATGCGATCGCGGGCGGCAACAATGGCAGCGAGCTGAACCTGATGGTGAAGTCGATCCGCGAGCTCGCCGACGATCTCGACAAGCGATCCAATCTCCTGATCAACGACGGCCGCCGCACGCTGTCCGACATCAGCCGCGCCGTGAACAATTTCGACCGCAACCCGAGCCGGGTGATCTTCGGCGGCAGCAACAATGCCGCACCAGAGCCCGCGCCGGCTCCGGCCGCAGCACCGGCCGGCCCGCGGCGCCGGCAGCAATAG
- a CDS encoding negative regulator of septation ring formation has product MANTPKKVKDPTEVALSAIQEALNISEQGAESRSPLNDGAAPPSLPPSAPDFSAASFESRANTDRSVFEPIEEPRAPRRAANDDRETIGQMLQTLQGGRARNAFTLFFVCSGAWLLGGVILTIAFWPALQASMAQGTGVLVLAGLAALFAVPVLLFYYLASLASHGQRMQMIAQSMAQVAMRFSEPENAAADSMVTVGQAIRREVAAMGDGVERAIARAGELETLVANEVAALERAYSDNEVRIRALLQDIAHQRDNLVGQAEQVRSAISGVQIDLRHDIALISDAIASRVDEVAKSITGALEERGQHITTALSHAGDNMILALGERGGDLLDRLEEASAETTRAVMDASERLTTSLNFKTGHVHDEFVDLADRVHEMLNERIDRITGEFEQRSSAIVDGISDRTEEVHDSLKNSADSLLLELELRSNDLVSKIDDAGNRLAGQIMTSGDRASEALDVTVNSLVAKVVGQTETAHDSLSLQMSAFDDLVKNHGSELAEKFARDSGTLGALITRHISEFDRTVKTFGGDIVERMGQRTQDIADSLKTYVDTFDNRVTSNSGEITASLDQRLLQFETTLGSRVTNLDASLSDKLSSFDSSLATKIGSFDGRLQSLDDAIDGRMRTLEVTFESRAKSVTDTIDGHLGTLATQLTEGATQAIHSIDSRLGLLTTTLTEGTVQAIAAVDHRINGVTETIDGHSNRLVDTINGHSTRLADTINGHNSRLVDTISGHSSNLTDTISARFADIQQGIESRVGVIAGDIDTRVAQFEDLLGSRVEAVAGRIESSGRQASEDLMSRAEMLSSSIKSHVEDAERSLTNLVVNTSETIQTGARTAQQALLTVSADVGNQLKQSSAEVESVLTAVGTSAANSILTSARDAQVSLVSASGDVASQIKALSEDVERTLQAAGSATAASVLSGARDAQTTLVSASIEAASQVKSLASDVEQSLSMSGSAAAEAIMTGAREAQTTLIATSADVTGQVKSLASDVERSLSMAGSATAEAVVASAREAQSTLAGASTEATNLVRTLAADMQHSLSTAGTATAEAVVASAREAQNTLAGASTDATNLVRTLSADIERSLSMAGSATAEAIVASAREAQSTLAGASTEATDLVRTLAADMERSLSMAGSATAESITAGAREAQSMLVNASTESATKVSALAADIQRALSMAGSGTVEVLTAGAREAQNTLVTASTDAANHVKSLAADVERTLTSVGTNTAQTILGSARDAQNSFVATSNEAATQIRAISVEIERSLTTTSAETAQTILGSAREAQSSFAATSADAAAQIRTLSTDIERALGSVTAKTTDNIQTSAQNAQAALITMSNEVSTKVKTTSADIERSVLSASSAFGSAMTGKTDEIVTYVQQQTERLSQMVDGRRGSLVEALTAKTTQLSNDMDRATADALRAIETRGLAFSQSMAAHGGDVARNITSAGDQATGAVAKSLKELEQASRAAIDQSRQVSISAVTEMQETSKILRTDTVALFERLREGNILLQEVLTGAHDNLNSLERALVTRVADFVSAMNDVTSRNGVATQTLEDQLTVFNSKTGKALEDLGALSSQFETHGKALIEAAAVVEQANRSTTASVSERKSALESLVTTIDLRTTDLDQRLSRFTGLLDESLGAAEERARDIARVVAETAGAGSAAISKQFEAVRMAAENERQQTVDAMSDLYQQSNAETDAMFKESTEKFSAMVTAMKQMASEMHSELEATRNELRRGVLEMPQEAAENTAQMRKVIVDQIEALAELNRIVAHHGRGLDVVSSNRASVRHEEPVMAAAGGRADVRMRDSVRDNGNSAATLPPPDLGMATTSRRTEAPSVSPAGPNNGDGWLSDLLNRSDAPPPAPQNRDAQQRPRPQQQPTANPLESLSLDIGRLMDRTLAAEMWDRYQRGENKAFSKRLYTPAGQKAFDEVARKYRADRGFKQTVDRYIAEFERLLDEVAREGRGQQELSGHLTSETGLVYTLLAHAAGRLG; this is encoded by the coding sequence ATGGCGAACACTCCCAAGAAGGTCAAAGATCCCACCGAAGTCGCGCTTTCTGCCATCCAGGAAGCCCTCAACATCAGCGAGCAAGGCGCGGAGAGCCGCAGCCCCCTCAACGACGGCGCCGCGCCGCCGAGCCTGCCGCCGTCAGCTCCGGATTTTTCGGCCGCATCGTTCGAGTCCCGTGCGAATACCGATCGTTCGGTGTTCGAGCCGATCGAGGAGCCGCGCGCGCCGCGCCGCGCCGCCAATGATGATCGCGAGACCATCGGCCAGATGCTGCAGACGCTGCAGGGAGGCCGCGCCCGCAACGCCTTCACGCTGTTTTTCGTCTGCTCCGGCGCCTGGCTGCTCGGCGGCGTCATCCTCACCATCGCGTTCTGGCCGGCCCTGCAGGCTTCGATGGCCCAGGGCACCGGCGTCCTGGTGCTCGCCGGCCTCGCCGCGCTGTTCGCCGTTCCGGTGCTGCTGTTCTATTATCTCGCCAGCCTCGCCTCGCACGGTCAGCGCATGCAGATGATCGCGCAATCGATGGCGCAGGTCGCAATGCGATTCTCCGAGCCGGAAAACGCCGCCGCCGATTCCATGGTGACGGTCGGCCAGGCGATCCGCCGCGAGGTCGCGGCGATGGGCGACGGCGTCGAACGCGCGATCGCGCGCGCCGGCGAGCTCGAGACCCTGGTTGCCAACGAGGTGGCGGCGCTGGAGCGCGCCTATTCCGACAATGAAGTGCGTATCCGCGCGCTGCTGCAGGACATCGCCCATCAGCGCGACAATCTGGTCGGCCAGGCCGAGCAGGTGCGCAGCGCGATCTCCGGCGTGCAGATCGACCTGCGCCACGACATCGCGCTGATCTCGGACGCGATTGCCTCGCGCGTCGACGAGGTCGCCAAGAGCATCACCGGCGCGCTCGAAGAGCGCGGCCAGCACATCACGACTGCGCTGAGCCATGCCGGCGACAACATGATCCTCGCGCTCGGCGAGCGCGGCGGCGACCTGCTCGACCGCCTCGAGGAAGCCAGCGCCGAGACCACGCGCGCGGTGATGGACGCCTCCGAGCGGCTCACCACCAGCCTCAACTTCAAGACCGGCCATGTCCATGACGAGTTCGTCGACCTGGCCGACCGCGTCCACGAGATGCTGAACGAGCGCATCGACCGCATCACCGGCGAGTTCGAGCAGCGTTCGTCTGCGATCGTCGACGGCATCTCCGACCGCACCGAAGAGGTCCACGACTCCCTGAAGAATTCCGCGGACTCGCTGCTGCTCGAGCTCGAACTGCGCAGCAACGACCTGGTCAGCAAGATCGACGACGCCGGCAACCGCCTCGCCGGCCAGATCATGACGTCCGGCGACAGGGCGAGCGAAGCGCTCGACGTCACCGTCAATTCGCTGGTCGCCAAGGTGGTGGGCCAGACCGAGACCGCGCACGACTCGCTGTCGCTGCAGATGAGCGCGTTCGACGACCTGGTGAAGAACCACGGCAGCGAGCTCGCCGAGAAATTCGCCCGCGACTCCGGCACGCTCGGCGCGCTGATCACCCGCCACATCTCGGAATTCGACCGCACCGTGAAGACGTTCGGCGGCGACATCGTCGAGCGCATGGGCCAGCGGACCCAGGACATCGCCGACAGCCTGAAGACCTATGTCGACACCTTCGACAATCGCGTCACCAGCAATAGCGGCGAGATCACCGCTTCGCTCGACCAGCGCCTGCTGCAATTCGAGACCACGCTGGGCAGCCGCGTCACCAATCTCGACGCCTCGCTGTCCGACAAGCTGTCGTCGTTCGACTCATCGCTCGCCACCAAGATCGGCTCGTTCGACGGCCGCCTGCAGTCGCTGGATGACGCGATCGACGGCCGCATGCGGACGCTCGAAGTCACCTTCGAGAGCCGCGCCAAGTCGGTCACCGACACCATCGACGGCCATCTCGGCACGCTCGCGACCCAGCTGACCGAAGGCGCCACCCAGGCGATCCACTCGATCGACTCGCGCCTCGGCCTGCTCACCACGACCCTGACCGAGGGCACCGTGCAGGCGATCGCCGCGGTCGACCACCGCATCAACGGCGTCACCGAGACCATCGACGGCCACAGCAACCGCCTGGTCGACACCATCAACGGCCACAGCACCCGCCTCGCCGATACCATCAACGGTCACAACAGCCGCCTCGTCGACACCATCAGCGGTCATAGCTCGAACCTGACCGACACCATCTCGGCGCGCTTCGCCGACATCCAGCAGGGCATCGAGAGCCGCGTCGGCGTCATCGCCGGTGACATCGACACCCGCGTCGCGCAGTTCGAGGACCTCTTGGGCTCGCGCGTCGAGGCCGTCGCCGGCCGCATCGAGAGCAGCGGCCGCCAGGCGAGCGAGGACCTGATGTCCCGCGCCGAAATGTTGTCGTCGAGCATCAAGTCCCATGTCGAGGACGCCGAGCGCTCGCTGACCAACCTCGTGGTCAACACCAGCGAAACCATCCAGACCGGCGCGCGCACCGCGCAGCAGGCGCTGCTCACCGTGTCCGCGGATGTCGGCAACCAGCTCAAGCAGAGCTCCGCCGAGGTCGAGAGCGTGCTGACCGCCGTCGGCACCAGCGCCGCCAACTCGATCCTCACCAGTGCCCGCGACGCCCAGGTCTCGCTGGTCTCCGCCTCCGGCGACGTCGCCTCGCAGATCAAGGCGCTGTCGGAGGACGTCGAGCGCACGCTGCAGGCGGCCGGTAGCGCCACCGCAGCCTCGGTGCTGTCGGGCGCCCGCGACGCGCAGACCACGCTGGTCTCGGCCTCGATCGAAGCCGCAAGCCAGGTCAAGTCGCTGGCTTCCGATGTCGAGCAATCGCTGTCGATGTCCGGCTCTGCCGCTGCCGAAGCGATCATGACCGGCGCCCGCGAGGCCCAGACCACGCTGATCGCGACATCGGCCGACGTCACCGGTCAGGTGAAGTCGCTCGCCAGCGACGTCGAGCGCTCGCTGTCGATGGCCGGCTCCGCGACCGCGGAAGCCGTCGTCGCCTCCGCCCGCGAGGCCCAGAGCACGCTGGCCGGCGCGTCGACCGAAGCCACCAACCTGGTCCGCACGCTCGCGGCCGACATGCAGCACTCGCTCTCGACCGCCGGCACCGCGACCGCGGAAGCCGTCGTCGCCTCCGCCCGCGAGGCCCAGAACACGCTGGCCGGCGCCTCGACCGACGCCACCAATCTGGTCCGCACCCTGTCGGCCGACATCGAGCGTTCGCTGTCGATGGCAGGCTCGGCCACCGCGGAAGCCATCGTCGCCTCCGCCCGCGAGGCCCAGAGCACGCTGGCCGGCGCATCCACCGAGGCCACCGATCTGGTCCGCACGCTGGCGGCCGACATGGAGCGCTCGCTGTCGATGGCCGGCTCCGCCACCGCGGAATCGATCACGGCAGGCGCGCGTGAAGCCCAGAGCATGCTGGTCAACGCATCGACCGAGTCTGCGACAAAGGTGTCGGCGCTTGCTGCCGATATCCAGCGCGCGCTGTCGATGGCCGGTTCCGGCACCGTCGAGGTGCTGACGGCCGGCGCGCGCGAGGCGCAGAACACCCTCGTCACCGCGTCGACGGATGCAGCCAACCACGTCAAGTCGCTGGCAGCCGATGTCGAGCGCACCCTGACCTCGGTCGGCACCAACACCGCCCAGACGATCCTCGGCAGCGCCCGCGATGCCCAGAACTCGTTCGTGGCAACGTCCAACGAGGCCGCAACCCAGATCCGCGCGATCTCGGTCGAGATCGAGCGCTCGCTGACCACGACCAGCGCGGAGACTGCACAGACCATCCTGGGCAGCGCCCGCGAGGCCCAGAGCTCGTTTGCGGCGACCTCCGCCGATGCCGCCGCCCAGATCCGCACGCTCTCGACCGATATCGAGCGCGCGCTGGGTTCGGTCACGGCCAAGACCACCGACAACATCCAGACCTCTGCGCAGAACGCACAGGCCGCGCTGATCACCATGTCCAACGAGGTCTCGACCAAGGTCAAGACGACCTCCGCCGACATCGAACGTTCGGTGCTGTCCGCTTCCAGCGCATTCGGCTCGGCGATGACCGGCAAGACCGACGAGATCGTCACCTATGTGCAGCAGCAGACCGAGCGGCTGTCGCAGATGGTCGACGGTCGCCGCGGCTCGCTGGTCGAGGCGCTGACCGCCAAGACCACGCAGCTGTCGAACGACATGGATCGCGCCACCGCGGACGCGCTGAGGGCGATCGAAACCCGCGGCCTCGCCTTCTCGCAGTCGATGGCGGCGCATGGCGGCGATGTCGCGCGCAACATCACCTCGGCCGGCGATCAGGCGACCGGCGCGGTGGCGAAGTCGCTCAAGGAGCTCGAGCAGGCCTCGCGCGCGGCGATCGACCAGTCGCGCCAGGTCTCGATCTCGGCCGTCACGGAGATGCAGGAGACCAGCAAGATCCTGCGCACCGATACGGTGGCGCTGTTCGAGCGGCTGCGCGAGGGCAACATCCTGCTGCAGGAAGTGCTGACCGGCGCCCACGACAACCTCAACTCGCTGGAGCGCGCGCTGGTGACCCGCGTGGCCGACTTCGTGTCCGCCATGAACGACGTCACCTCGCGCAACGGCGTGGCGACCCAGACGCTGGAAGACCAGCTCACGGTGTTCAACAGCAAGACCGGCAAGGCGCTGGAAGATCTCGGCGCACTGTCGAGCCAGTTCGAGACCCATGGCAAGGCGCTGATCGAGGCGGCTGCCGTGGTCGAACAGGCCAACCGCTCAACGACGGCCTCCGTCAGCGAGCGCAAGTCGGCGCTGGAATCGCTGGTCACGACCATCGATCTGCGCACCACCGATCTCGACCAGCGGCTGTCGCGCTTCACCGGGCTGCTCGATGAATCGCTCGGCGCGGCCGAAGAACGCGCCCGCGACATCGCGCGCGTGGTGGCGGAGACCGCAGGCGCCGGTTCGGCTGCGATCAGCAAGCAGTTCGAGGCGGTGCGCATGGCCGCCGAGAACGAGCGTCAGCAGACCGTCGACGCCATGAGCGACCTCTACCAGCAGAGCAACGCCGAGACCGATGCGATGTTCAAGGAATCGACGGAGAAGTTCTCCGCGATGGTCACGGCGATGAAGCAGATGGCGAGCGAGATGCACAGCGAGCTCGAGGCCACCCGCAACGAGCTGCGCCGCGGCGTGCTGGAAATGCCGCAGGAGGCCGCCGAAAACACTGCGCAGATGCGCAAGGTGATCGTCGACCAGATCGAGGCCCTGGCCGAGCTGAACCGCATCGTCGCCCATCACGGCCGCGGGCTCGACGTGGTCTCGTCCAACCGCGCCAGCGTCCGCCACGAGGAGCCGGTGATGGCTGCCGCCGGCGGCCGCGCCGACGTGCGCATGCGGGACAGCGTGCGCGACAATGGCAACAGCGCCGCGACGCTGCCGCCGCCGGATCTCGGCATGGCAACCACCTCGCGCCGCACCGAGGCCCCGTCGGTCAGCCCGGCCGGCCCCAACAACGGCGATGGCTGGCTGTCCGACCTGCTCAACCGCAGCGACGCGCCGCCGCCTGCCCCGCAGAACCGCGACGCCCAGCAGCGCCCGCGTCCGCAACAGCAGCCGACCGCCAATCCGCTGGAATCGCTGTCGCTCGACATCGGCCGGCTGATGGACCGCACGCTTGCGGCCGAGATGTGGGATCGCTACCAGCGCGGCGAGAACAAGGCGTTCTCCAAGCGCCTCTACACGCCGGCCGGCCAGAAGGCCTTCGACGAGGTGGCCCGCAAGTACCGCGCCGACCGCGGCTTCAAGCAGACGGTCGACCGCTACATCGCGGAATTCGAGCGCCTGCTCGACGAAGTCGCCCGCGAAGGTCGCGGCCAGCAGGAGCTGAGCGGCCACCTGACCTCGGAAACCGGGCTGGTCTACACCCTGCTTGCCCACGCCGCGGGACGGCTGGGGTAA
- a CDS encoding Hpt domain-containing protein — translation MPLHLERVEWTQSPPLAPGDGPIDVDHLRRMTLGDPGLEREVLAMFSTQSARILGELAALPPEAPTHAHTLKGSARAIGAFGVAEAAANLETALTAGSDPAQPLAALGAAIAEARTAIELILGRS, via the coding sequence ATGCCGCTTCATCTCGAACGGGTCGAATGGACGCAATCGCCGCCGCTCGCGCCGGGCGACGGGCCGATCGACGTCGATCACCTCAGGCGGATGACGCTGGGCGACCCGGGGCTGGAGCGGGAAGTGCTGGCGATGTTCTCGACCCAGTCGGCCCGGATCCTTGGCGAGCTGGCTGCCTTGCCGCCGGAGGCTCCGACCCACGCCCACACCCTGAAAGGATCGGCGCGGGCGATTGGCGCCTTCGGCGTTGCCGAGGCGGCCGCCAACCTGGAAACCGCGCTCACCGCCGGTTCCGACCCGGCCCAGCCGCTCGCCGCGCTCGGGGCCGCGATCGCCGAAGCGCGCACGGCGATCGAGCTGATTCTGGGCCGCTCCTAG
- a CDS encoding 2Fe-2S iron-sulfur cluster-binding protein, producing the protein MAKIHFIDHSGEKRSIDIENGATVMEGAIRNAIPGIEAECGGACACATCHVYVDDAWREKVGAPSPMEEDMLDFGFDVRPNSRLSCQIKVTDDLDGLVVSTPERQA; encoded by the coding sequence ATGGCCAAAATACACTTTATCGACCATTCCGGAGAGAAACGCTCCATTGATATCGAGAACGGCGCGACGGTGATGGAAGGTGCGATCCGCAACGCCATTCCCGGCATTGAAGCCGAATGCGGTGGCGCCTGCGCCTGTGCGACCTGCCATGTCTATGTCGATGACGCGTGGCGCGAGAAGGTCGGCGCGCCGTCGCCGATGGAAGAGGACATGCTGGATTTCGGCTTCGACGTGCGTCCGAATTCGCGGCTGTCCTGCCAGATCAAGGTGACCGACGATCTCGACGGACTGGTCGTGTCGACGCCGGAGCGGCAGGCCTGA
- a CDS encoding thioesterase family protein, whose product MNAPVRADDAPRLEDFPYRLSDNVRFADLDPNGHVNNAVYASYFETGRVTLVKDLSMGLMPAGLGWIMVRLDIHFRAELHWPGQIELGLGLVKFGRTSTTFDQVVFSEGRCVASARAVTVMIDEATRRPTPLPAEVKENFRRWVRRGVNPDGE is encoded by the coding sequence GTGAATGCCCCTGTCCGCGCCGACGATGCACCGCGCCTGGAAGACTTTCCCTATCGCCTGTCCGACAATGTGCGCTTTGCCGATCTCGACCCGAACGGGCACGTCAACAACGCCGTCTATGCGAGCTATTTTGAGACCGGCCGCGTCACGCTGGTGAAGGACCTCAGCATGGGGCTGATGCCGGCCGGGCTTGGCTGGATCATGGTGCGGCTCGACATCCATTTCCGCGCCGAGCTGCACTGGCCGGGACAGATCGAGCTCGGGCTCGGTCTCGTCAAGTTCGGACGGACGTCGACCACTTTCGATCAGGTGGTATTTTCGGAAGGGAGATGCGTGGCGTCGGCGAGGGCGGTCACCGTGATGATCGATGAGGCCACGCGCAGACCGACACCGCTGCCGGCGGAGGTCAAAGAGAACTTCCGCCGCTGGGTCCGTCGCGGTGTGAACCCGGACGGCGAATAA
- a CDS encoding NAD(P)/FAD-dependent oxidoreductase, which yields MSEAIKTDVLIIGAGPCGLFAVFELGLLDMKVHLVDILDKIGGQCAELYPEKPIYDIPGIPFVTGQGLTEQLLEQIKPFGATFHLNEMVESIEKIGDPLFRVKTDAGKEFEVKVVVISAGGGSFQPKRPPVPGIEAYEGTSVFYAVRKMEQFRDKNILIVGGGDSALDWTLNLHPIAKRITLLHRRDDFRAAPHSVEQMRALVADGKMDLKIGQVTGLEGANGQLSGAALKGNDNAMSTIACDTMLPFFGLTMKLGPVANWGVALENNLVPVDTAAFETNVSGIFAIGDINTYPGKLKLILSGFHEGALMAQKAHRYVYPDKRLVFQYTTSSSSLQKKLGVN from the coding sequence ATGAGCGAAGCGATCAAGACCGATGTGCTGATAATTGGCGCGGGCCCCTGTGGACTGTTCGCCGTGTTCGAACTGGGCCTGCTCGACATGAAGGTGCATCTGGTCGACATCCTCGACAAGATCGGCGGGCAGTGCGCCGAGCTCTATCCGGAGAAGCCGATCTACGACATTCCCGGGATTCCCTTTGTCACCGGCCAGGGCCTGACCGAGCAACTGCTGGAGCAGATCAAGCCGTTCGGCGCGACCTTCCATCTCAACGAGATGGTGGAGAGCATCGAGAAGATCGGCGATCCCCTGTTCCGCGTGAAGACCGATGCCGGCAAGGAGTTCGAGGTCAAGGTCGTCGTGATCTCCGCGGGCGGCGGTTCGTTCCAGCCGAAGCGCCCGCCGGTGCCGGGCATCGAGGCCTATGAGGGCACGTCAGTGTTCTATGCCGTGCGCAAGATGGAGCAGTTCCGCGACAAGAACATCCTGATCGTCGGCGGCGGCGACTCCGCGCTCGACTGGACGCTCAACCTGCATCCGATCGCCAAGCGCATCACGCTGCTGCACCGGCGCGACGATTTCCGCGCGGCGCCGCACAGCGTCGAGCAGATGCGTGCGCTGGTTGCCGACGGCAAGATGGATCTGAAGATCGGCCAGGTCACCGGGCTCGAAGGCGCCAACGGTCAACTCTCGGGCGCCGCGCTGAAGGGCAACGACAATGCGATGTCGACGATCGCCTGCGATACGATGCTGCCGTTCTTCGGGCTCACCATGAAGCTCGGTCCGGTCGCGAACTGGGGCGTAGCGCTGGAGAACAATCTGGTGCCGGTCGACACCGCAGCGTTCGAGACCAACGTTTCAGGCATCTTCGCGATCGGCGACATCAACACCTATCCGGGCAAGCTGAAGCTCATTCTCTCCGGCTTCCACGAGGGCGCGTTGATGGCGCAGAAGGCGCACCGCTACGTGTATCCCGACAAGCGGCTGGTGTTCCAGTACACAACCTCGTCATCAAGTTTGCAGAAGAAGCTTGGGGTGAACTGA